The nucleotide sequence AAAGGAATGGATTGTAAACCGAATCAACCAATAATATTACCGAAAGCCAGAATATAAGGAAGAGTACGACCATAACATGTACTCCTTTTTTGTGGTTCTCGTAATATTTTCTAAACAATGGCGTTGAAAATATGATCGCTCCCAAAAGGAAGTACCAGTATGTCTCAATATACTCAAGCGCATCTGTTCCCGGATTCCATGTAAACATCTGGCTTAAATAAATTATTCCTTTTCCAAGTGATTCTGCTGCAAAAATAACCCATCCGCTTATTACAACTGTAAGCGTATATATTCTGGATAAAACATGTGACTTATCCAGGAATTTCTTAAGAAAAAGTCTTTCTATCGAAAGAAGGATAAAGTAATAAAGACCCCATATGATGAAATTCCAGCCTGCCCCATGCCAGAAACCTGTTATAGCCCAGACAACAAACATATTGAGGTATGTTCTTACTGCACCTGCCCTGTTTCCTCCTAGAGGAATATAAATATATTCCCTGAACCATCCGGTGAGGGTCATGTGCCATCTTCTCCAGAATTCCGTAGCTGATCTGGCTATATAAGGATTGTCAAAGTTCTTCGGAAATTCAAATCCGAGCATTTCTCCAAGTCCGATCGCCATTAATGAATAACCGCTGAAATCAAAATATAACTGAAGCGAATAGGCGATCGCTCCGAGCCAGGCAAATCCTGTTGATATATTCGAATATCCCGCCGAGTCTGTAGCATTCCATATATTTCCAAGAGTATTTGCAAATATTACTTTCGCTCCAAGCCCCAATGTAAAAGTCTTAAAGCCATTCTCTATATGCTCTGCGGTTATTTCTCTTGATTTAAGTGCATCTGCCACTTTTTCATATATTACAATAGGTCCTGCTATAAGCTGTGGAAACATTACCAGATAAGTTCCGAGATTCAATATATTATTCTCGCATTCGCACTTACCCCTGTAAGCATCTATAACATATGACATTATCTGGAAAGTATAGAAGCTGATTCCCAGTGGAAGCGTTATCGTTGGTACAGATATATTCGCTCCCGTAAAATCATTTATGCTCGTCATGATAAAGCCAAGATATTTAAATACGAAAAGCATTCCCACATCATAAAAAATCGCCAGCAGAAACATCAGCTTCCGCTGGAGAGTACCCTGTTCATATGAACACATTAGCCTTGCTATGACGTAATTTATAATTATGGAAAGAACTACAAGTACAAGGTATCTGGGCTCTCCCCATCCATAAAAAACCAGACTCCCGGCAAAAAGCGCCAGATTTTTGAACTTAAAAGGAATCAGGTAATAAACTAAAAGAAAAACAGGTAAAAACCTGAATAAAAAGATCAACGAACTAAAAACCATAACTCTCCCCTGTCGAATAAACATATAGAGGCTGCAAAATATAATAAAACCTCTGCGCCATTACAAAGTATAGCACAGAGGTTAGAAAAATAACACTTTATTTTTTAGTATAACGGATATTTGTCTGTAAGAGTCTTAACAATCTCACGTGCCTCAGCAACTTTATCCTTACCGCCAAGAACGATAAGTGAAATTGCACGTGCAACTTCATCACAGTCATCAGTATTGAAGCCTCTGGTGCTGACTGCCGGTGTTCCGAGACGGATTCCGGAAGTTACAAACGGTTTCTGAGGATCGTTAGGAATGGTATTCTTATTGGCTGTAATATGAGCCTCATCAAGAAGAGCCTCAACTTCTTTTCCTGTAAGTCCCTGAGGCTCAAGGTTAAGAAGCATAAGATGATTGTCTGTTCCACCGGAAACTATTGAAAGTCCACGGTTCATAAGGCCGTTTGCAAGAGCCTGTGCATTATCTATGATATTTTTTGCATAAGTCTTGAACTCAGGCTGAAGATCTTCCTTGAAGCAAACTGCCTTTGCAGCGATAACATGCATAAGCGGACCGCCCTGGATTCCGGGGAATACGCATTTATTAAACTTAAATTTATCAGCTGCCTCAGCACTTGAAAGAATAAGTCCTCCTCTGGGACCTCTTAAAGTCTTATGTGTTGTAGTAGTAACTACATCTGCAATTCCGATAGGTGAAGGATGATATCCTGTAGCTACAAGTCCTGCAATGTGAGCCATATCTACCATGAGGTATGCACCAACTTCATCAGCTATCTCTCTGAACTTCTTGAAATCAATAGTACGCGCATAAGCCGAAGCTCCTGCTACGATCATCTTAGGCTTGCACTCTTTTGCAATCCTTAAAACTTCATCATAGTCAATGAATCCGTCATCATTTACACCATAAGGTACGCAGTTGAAATATGAACCTGAGAAGTTAACCGGTGAACCATGTGAAAGATGTCCGCCCTGGTCAAGATTCATTCCCATAAAAGTATCGCCCGGCTTCATCATAGCAAAGAAAACTGCCATATTTGCCTGAGCTCCTGAATGAGGCTGAACATTTACATATTCACATCCAAAGAGTTTCTTTGCTCTCTCTCTTGCGAGATCTTCCACAACATCTACACAGCCGCATCCTCCATAATATCTATGTCCCGGATATCCTTCTGCATATTTGTTTGTAAGCGGGCTTCCCATTGCAGCCATAACAGCCTTGCTTACCCAGTTTTCTGAAGCGATCAGTTCTATATGGCTATTCTGTCTTTCCTGTTCTTTCTCGATTGCCTCAGCGATTTCCGGATCGACCGAACGCAGTTCGTCCAATGAATACATGCTCTTCCTCCTTAAATTCTGCTCAAATATTTTACTTTTGCGCATTAACGCGACAACTCATTGATTATAACATAGCACAATTTATTTGTTAAGGCACTCCAGCGATAATTATTTTTTTAACAAAGAAATATGCCCCTGATTTTTTAATAAAATGTTAACTGTATGTTAAAAAGTGCGCTCTATTTCCTTGAACCTCAATGGTATGTATGATAAAATCATTCATATCTTTGGGAAATCGACAGATATTCATATGTATGTCAGGAGAAAGTTATATGAAAAATTTTTTCAAGCGTTACTCTCATGCATGGATAATCATAGCCTATACTTTGATCTATATTCCATGGTTTATGTTTTTGGAGAAAAATGTAAAAAACTCATATCATATTATTCATATGGCTGTTGATGATATAATTCCTTTTTGTGAGTACTTTATAGTTCCATATTTGTTGTGGTTCTTTTATATTGCAGCAACAGTAATATATTTTATCTTTACAAATAAATCCGAATATAAAAAGCTTTGTGCTTTTCTGATAACGGGAATGACGGTTTTCCTTTTGGTATCAACCTTTTATCCTAACGGTGCAACACTGAGACCGACAGTATTCCCTCACAACAATTTTTTCACGAGACTTGTTATTCAGCTTTACAGTAGAGATACTCCAACGAATATTTTTCCGAGCATTCATGTTTATAATTCACTCGGATGCTACTTTGCAATAAGTACTTCGGAAAAGCTTTCGAAAAATAAACCTGTACTTATCTCGTCATTTATACTTACTTTTTCGATAATACTTGCGACAATGTTCTTAAAGCAGCATTCAGTATTTGATGTTATAACGGCATTTGCACTTTCAACCTTTATGTACTTTGCAATTTATGTTGTTGATTATAACAGCATTGCAGAACGCACAACATCATCCAAAGTTAGTCAGAGAAGTTTATTCAGAAGAAATCAGGCATAAAAAAAAATCCATTTTGAGCTAAAACTCAAAATGGATTTTTTTATGTTTAGTTAAAACCAACAAACCAGTGAACCAGCTTATAACCACCAATCGATATCTTACGTCCGGGCTTACCCGGAAGATTTACACTGCTTCCAAGTATTCCGTTTCTTATCTTTAAATAGAGCCAGAAATCTCTTTCCTTAAGGTATTTCCAAAGGTCGCGCTTCTTTTCAAGCGCTTCTTTACTGTCAGCTCTTATAAGCATTATCGATGATACACACATCATAATATCAAGGTAACTGATCATATATCTTCTAAGCTTACCTCCCGGTATATTCATCGAGGTGAAATAATCTATCATAAGCTTATTAACTCTGATCTGCTGATCAACCCTGCCTATCATTACTTTCTCATTTACGGATTGATCATCTCTTCCGATAAAGTAACGGTAGAAGTTGACATTCAGGTAGTAAATTGTCTTAACATACGGAAGCGGTTCAAAAACAAAAATATTATCAACATAGAATGTATGTGACGGAAGAACCATTCCCGAATCTCTTAAAAGCTTGGTTCTGTAAATTACAGAATGCATAAGAAGATACTGTCCCTTGTGGAATATACCTATCTTATCCCAGGTAACCATCTTCTCTACAGGAAGAGCAAAACGATATGTCATTACCTTTTTACGTTTTGCACCCTGCTTTTCATATACGAAATTGCAGACCATCATATCAAGAGTCGTTTCACCGTAGATCATTTCCTTTAATGTTTCAAGTACTTTCATATAAGCATCATGATCTACCCAGTCATCAGAATCCACAACCTTGAAATATAAACCCTGCGCATTTCTTATTCCGGTATTTACAGCCTCTCCATGACCTCCGTTCGGCTGATGGATCGCCCTGCAGATTCCCGGATATTTTCTCTCATATTCATCTGCTATTTCTGCTGTATTATCTTTTGTAGATCCATCATCTACTATAAGTATCTCGACCTCGTCCCCTCCGGCCAGTAATGTATCAATGCAATGTCTCATATATGCGGCTGAATTATAACACGGTACCGCAAACGATAAAATCTTCATTAGTTATCCCCTTAACCTCGTAGTTTCATAAGATTCCTGCATAAGCAGAATTTCCTTTATCTGTCTGTATCTTTCCTCCAGCGGAAGTTTGTCAACCTCTGTATCCAGCGAGACCGCAATGGCATCTATGATCTCGTCGGTGATACTCGCTCTCATTCTGTCAAATATAACAAGTTTTTCTGCATAGGTCTCTGCATCCAGAAACTCCAGAAGCATGGGCGGAACTGTATCAAGTCCG is from Lachnospiraceae bacterium C1.1 and encodes:
- a CDS encoding MBOAT family O-acyltransferase, whose protein sequence is MVFSSLIFLFRFLPVFLLVYYLIPFKFKNLALFAGSLVFYGWGEPRYLVLVVLSIIINYVIARLMCSYEQGTLQRKLMFLLAIFYDVGMLFVFKYLGFIMTSINDFTGANISVPTITLPLGISFYTFQIMSYVIDAYRGKCECENNILNLGTYLVMFPQLIAGPIVIYEKVADALKSREITAEHIENGFKTFTLGLGAKVIFANTLGNIWNATDSAGYSNISTGFAWLGAIAYSLQLYFDFSGYSLMAIGLGEMLGFEFPKNFDNPYIARSATEFWRRWHMTLTGWFREYIYIPLGGNRAGAVRTYLNMFVVWAITGFWHGAGWNFIIWGLYYFILLSIERLFLKKFLDKSHVLSRIYTLTVVISGWVIFAAESLGKGIIYLSQMFTWNPGTDALEYIETYWYFLLGAIIFSTPLFRKYYENHKKGVHVMVVLFLIFWLSVILLVDSVYNPFLYFRF
- a CDS encoding glycosyltransferase, producing the protein MKILSFAVPCYNSAAYMRHCIDTLLAGGDEVEILIVDDGSTKDNTAEIADEYERKYPGICRAIHQPNGGHGEAVNTGIRNAQGLYFKVVDSDDWVDHDAYMKVLETLKEMIYGETTLDMMVCNFVYEKQGAKRKKVMTYRFALPVEKMVTWDKIGIFHKGQYLLMHSVIYRTKLLRDSGMVLPSHTFYVDNIFVFEPLPYVKTIYYLNVNFYRYFIGRDDQSVNEKVMIGRVDQQIRVNKLMIDYFTSMNIPGGKLRRYMISYLDIMMCVSSIMLIRADSKEALEKKRDLWKYLKERDFWLYLKIRNGILGSSVNLPGKPGRKISIGGYKLVHWFVGFN
- a CDS encoding phosphatase PAP2 family protein; amino-acid sequence: MKNFFKRYSHAWIIIAYTLIYIPWFMFLEKNVKNSYHIIHMAVDDIIPFCEYFIVPYLLWFFYIAATVIYFIFTNKSEYKKLCAFLITGMTVFLLVSTFYPNGATLRPTVFPHNNFFTRLVIQLYSRDTPTNIFPSIHVYNSLGCYFAISTSEKLSKNKPVLISSFILTFSIILATMFLKQHSVFDVITAFALSTFMYFAIYVVDYNSIAERTTSSKVSQRSLFRRNQA
- the glyA gene encoding serine hydroxymethyltransferase: MYSLDELRSVDPEIAEAIEKEQERQNSHIELIASENWVSKAVMAAMGSPLTNKYAEGYPGHRYYGGCGCVDVVEDLARERAKKLFGCEYVNVQPHSGAQANMAVFFAMMKPGDTFMGMNLDQGGHLSHGSPVNFSGSYFNCVPYGVNDDGFIDYDEVLRIAKECKPKMIVAGASAYARTIDFKKFREIADEVGAYLMVDMAHIAGLVATGYHPSPIGIADVVTTTTHKTLRGPRGGLILSSAEAADKFKFNKCVFPGIQGGPLMHVIAAKAVCFKEDLQPEFKTYAKNIIDNAQALANGLMNRGLSIVSGGTDNHLMLLNLEPQGLTGKEVEALLDEAHITANKNTIPNDPQKPFVTSGIRLGTPAVSTRGFNTDDCDEVARAISLIVLGGKDKVAEAREIVKTLTDKYPLY